The nucleotide sequence CTCGTGGTGATGACCCCGTGTACGTATTCGGGAGCAAGCTACGACAGCAGCGTTTTACCCAGGCCGACTTCACACTGAACAAGCTCAACACGCCTCTGCCCTTCGGCAACTTCAGCACGCGGTTTGGGGGAACCTGGAACCTGTTTGATTCGTTCGCCACTTGGCACGGCATCAATCAGGCAAAACAAATGAACGAGGCTACCGGACACCAGTTAGACCGCACGGATCAGGAGATTGTCTTCCGGGTGGTCAGTTCCTACTACGACGTTCTGCTGGCGGCCAAGGAACTGGAAGTTGCCGAGCAGTCGGCCAAAACAGCCCAGTCGATCATGGACCGCAGCCAGGCGCGATTCGACAGCGGGCTGACTGTAGAGTCAGATCTGCTGACAGCGAAGGTTCGCATGGCGGCGCGACAGCAGGAAGTGATCCGCGCGAGGAACAATCTGGAAGTGGCGCGTGCACAGCTGAACACGGTGATGGGTGTGCCGCTTGATTCTCCGTTCCAGACTACCGAACTGTTGTCTGAGCGCACACTTTCGATCCCGGCCATGCCGGATCTTGAAAAGCAGGCGCTCGCAAATCGTCCAGACTTGAAGCGCATTTCCTCCGAGGAGGCCGCGCAACGACAGAGCGTTTCGATTGCTAAGTCGTCATTCGGTCCGCGGGTGAACGCCTTTGCAGGCTGGGAAATGGATAACCCTACATTCGTCGCCGGTGGCGGGGGCAACAATTGGCTGGGTGGGATCGAAGTGCAATTTGACATCTTTCAAGGCGGAGCGAAACGCGCGGAACTCTCCAAGCAGCGGGCCCTCGAAGAAAAGGTTGTGGCAATGAAGCAGGCAGCGGGCGATGCAGTCAGACTCGAAGTGAGACGAGCCTACTATGAGACGGATGCTAGCCGACAACAGATCGAAGTGGCGCGAGCGGCAATCGCCCAGGCACAGGAAAGTCTACGCATCAACCAGGACCGCTACGACAGCGGATTGACCACGATTACCGATTTGTTGGGCGCTGAAGATGCGGCGCGCCGCAGCCAGACCGACTACTGGGAAGCCATTTATCACTTCCAGACCAGCTACGCCAACCTGGAGTTGGCGAGCGGAAGCTTGAATCCGCAATCTCCCGTGGTGATGCCATGAATCGTATAAATAACATGCGCAGACTTTCGTTGTTGGTGCTGCTACTCGCGGTTGTCAGCCTAGCCGGCTGCTCCGACGAAAAAAACCCGACGGCTCGTACGCCGGAAATCGTGCAGAACATTCCCGTGCTCACCGTGCAGCAAGCCAACGTGCCCGATTTGCTGGTGGCGGTAGGAACGGTACGTGCAGCCCAGACCAGCGAAGCCTCCAGCCAAATGATGGGGAACATCGTCGAGATCCGGGCTCACGAAGGAGATCACGTGAAGCGCGGTCAAGTGCTTGCCGTGATCGACGAGTCCCAGCCGC is from Acidobacteriota bacterium and encodes:
- a CDS encoding TolC family protein — encoded protein: MKTLFKVVLSIATLWLSCVSASARQEAQPSSLTLQQAVNIAMEKNPLRKVAMADTKVASAGVRAARSFLMPHLSFSETVTRGDDPVYVFGSKLRQQRFTQADFTLNKLNTPLPFGNFSTRFGGTWNLFDSFATWHGINQAKQMNEATGHQLDRTDQEIVFRVVSSYYDVLLAAKELEVAEQSAKTAQSIMDRSQARFDSGLTVESDLLTAKVRMAARQQEVIRARNNLEVARAQLNTVMGVPLDSPFQTTELLSERTLSIPAMPDLEKQALANRPDLKRISSEEAAQRQSVSIAKSSFGPRVNAFAGWEMDNPTFVAGGGGNNWLGGIEVQFDIFQGGAKRAELSKQRALEEKVVAMKQAAGDAVRLEVRRAYYETDASRQQIEVARAAIAQAQESLRINQDRYDSGLTTITDLLGAEDAARRSQTDYWEAIYHFQTSYANLELASGSLNPQSPVVMP